The following are encoded in a window of Haliotis asinina isolate JCU_RB_2024 chromosome 14, JCU_Hal_asi_v2, whole genome shotgun sequence genomic DNA:
- the LOC137262039 gene encoding uncharacterized protein F54H12.2-like, whose product MSLLTSKHFDEIIPESLNLFSLPPFQTCVQQHYYENVRPVSQINDEAPLEFSISNTGSDYLDLKRTRLHVKLKVTHNDGSILLPKEHVAPVNLFLQSLFSQVSVYLNDTLVSSTNNHYAYKSMMKALLNFGADAKTTQLTSQLFYKDVGASNSDIESTDTETGSNTGLMARGAFIKLSQEMTMSGNLFEDVFEMNRYMINGVPMTLKLYRSSPTFCLMSGVANKKFTITLLDAYLKICRLNVNPALIIAHNTLFENNSNALYPFVKSEVKVTSIPVSQLTHTIDNVSNPIANRYIVAFVDSSSFNGKYDGNPFNFQSGMIKTINLYVNGVSVPGRATSADDADTYLNLFDSKKLWCQNQGNGISRQDFLLGSALFVYQLDEVDVDYLNLVKSGNVRLEIEFKSALTKTLSCVIMSERNSIIEIDKARNVYIK is encoded by the coding sequence ATGTCGCTGCTCACCAGTAAACACTTCGATGAGATAATTCCAGAATCCCTGAATTTGTTCTCACTACCGCCATTTCAGACATGTGTTCAACAACATTACTATGAAAATGTACGTCCAGTGAGTCAAATCAACGACGAAGCGCCTTTGGAATTCAGTATTTCTAACACAGGTAGTGACTACCTTGATTTGAAGAGGACAAGATTGCACGTGAAACTCAAGGTCACTCACAATGATGGGAGCATATTGCTTCCCAAGGAACACGTGGCTCCAGTCAACTTGTTTCTTCAGTCGCTTTTTAGTCaggtttcagtttatttgaatgACACACTGGTCTCTTCCACAAACAATCATTATGCTTACAAGAGCATGATGAAAGCATTACTGAATTTTGGAGCCGATGCAAAGACTACTCAGTTAACCTCTCAGTTGTTCTACAAAGATGTAGGAGCATCGAACAGTGATATAGAATCAACGGATACAGAAACAGGAAGCAACACGGGCTTGATGGCACGGGGAGCGTTCATTAAATTGAGTCAAGAGATGACCATGTCTGGAAACTTATTTGAAGATGTCTTTGAGATGAATAGATACATGATTAATGGTGTACCTATGACTTTGAAATTGTACAGATCCTCTCCCACCTTCTGTCTCATGAGTGGTGTGGCCAACAAAAAATTCACTATAACACTTCTGGATGCTTATCTCAAAATCTGCAGACTGAATGTCAACCCAGCCCTGATTATAGCTCACAATACCTTGTTTGAGAACAACTCTAATGCCCTCTATCCATTCGTCAAGTCTGAGGTGAAGGTCACTAGCATTCCCGTCTCTCAGTTAACACATACCATTGACAATGTCTCCAATCCCATTGCTAATCGATATATCGTAGCATTTGTTGATAGCAGCAGTTTTAATGGGAAATATGATGGGAATCCTTTCAACTTTCAATCGGGCATGATTAAAACGATCAACCTGTATGTGAATGGAGTCAGTGTTCCAGGGAGAGCTACAAGTGCAGACGATGCAGACACCTATCTCAACCTGTTTGATAGCAAGAAACTCTGGTGTCAAAACCAGGGCAATGGTATTTCAAGACAGGACTTTTTGCTTGGCAGTGCTCTTTTTGTTTACCAACTGGATGAAGTAGATGTCGATTATCTCAATCTTGTGAAATCGGGAAATGTGAGACTTGAAATTGAATTCAAATCTGCTTTGACTAAGACATTGAGCTGTGTTATCATGAGTGAAAGAAATTCCATCATAGAAATTGATAAAGCGCGAAATGTGTACatcaagtaa